TCGTGCATTCTGCATAATGTCAGTCGCCCACTGATCCTGACTGGCGGCAGAGGATCGGCATTTACCTCGGCAAGCTTGCGGCTGACGCTGCGATATGCGGACCCTGGCCGCTTGATTTGACACAATGTCACTCATTGCCCGTCAGCCGTGCATTTGGGTGCTTTTTAGTCTTCTCAATATGACGAATGATGGCACCAGTCCTCGATTTTCCGTCGATACCAGGAAAAGTGAAATTTGCGGAGGTTGCGGGGCGGGAGTAAGACTGGAACTTGGCACTGATAAGCATCGATCTGTGTAGCTCCGAACGTCCACAACACTCCCGAAGTCTTCACCTCGACATCAACAAGTTCATACTGGGAGCATAATACTCTGGGTTATTTTATATCTCATTCCATTTCAGAATTGGTCCACGGCAGAAATAGCAATTCGAGTTTCTATGAATTCCATTGTGACAGATGCCGCGTTGTGGTAACCGCGTCTCAGTGACATCAGCCAGATTTCTTGAAATCCCGCAACCCAACCAGTGGACTTCCTTCAATTCTGGAAAAATCGTGAGCATCTAAACATGCCTGTCTAGAGTTCAGGAAGCTAGGCTCAGCCCGTGCAAAGACAGCGTTTTCGTATGCTGCGAGGGAGGATTTCAAGGCTTCGGAATCGAATGACCTGGTGATTGAGAGAGCATGTATTAGTTTCAGCCTGATCAAAGACAGTCCGAAGTGGCTGGATTTGTACCTTGGCTGACACATATCGATACGCGTCACGAGATCTAACACATCGACGATCGCATTGTTGGCACCTTCTCCGCGAACTAGTGAAGGTTAGAGAGGCGCACTCTACCACGACCGCACGGTCCGAAGACACTGAAAGGGTCACATACACATAGTCATTGTGTGAGCTGAATCGCCCATCAACACCGCCCGGGGATGCGCGTGCGCCCTGCCCAGGCTGAACATCCAGTCTTCGATGCGAATCGAGCGTACTTCCACATCGTCGGGAAGCTTGTGTATGAGCGATCGGAATGGTTCCGACCAACCATCAGTCACCTTCTTTATCAGTGCGATGCGCTCGGCGTTCGCGTCCGGGACGGGTATTTGCTTCGAATCTGCCCAGGAGGTAATGATTTGACAGTGGTAACGATCCTTGCTGCTGTTCTCGAAGTTATTTGGGGTATCCAGGACTAAAGCTATCAGTAAGCCACAGAAGATAAATGAGGATTTGACCGACTCACAACTGAAGAATAGGAAGACGTTGGACTCAGGATGCGAGCCCTGAAAGATGAACGGGTCGATTAACTCGATGCCGCCCAGCTCCTCTGCGCTGTACAGTGTCGAGGCACCTAGAAGTTGCACTGGTAGCTGGTTCATCTGTACACCTGGGTAGAGGATCTCGCGTGTGCGCGACCGTGAACCATCACATGCCACCAGTAGCCGACCGGTGTACGATGTGCCATCCTCGAAGTGCGCAGTGATCTGATCTGCTATAGACTCGATATCTCTAAAGTTTCTGTCCCACTGGACGCACGGTGTCAGCGCCCATCAAGAGTGCAAGAAGAATGAGATCATCCAAAGGACGGTACTATCACGACTAACTTGAACATCCACGCCAGTTGTCAGCAACTCTCGTAAGCGAACTCGACTGACGCGAATCCGTTCCGCGGCGGGAATACTGTATAACGCATCTCCGGACTTGAGATCAAAAAATTGGAAGCGACCGGTGTCGCCTCGTCCGGATGCTTCTTTGTTGACAAACGTTTCAGGTAAACGCTCGACGATGTGCTCTGGCAGCAACTCACGTAGGGCGGGGAGCGACCAGTGCAGCGTCAGGCCCCACCCACCACTGCGGGCATTGATTGCGGAGTCTCGATCGAAGATCCTGAACGGAATATCTTGGCGCTGCAGGTATTGGGCCAGTACAAGGCCACTGATACCTGCACCGATAATCAGGATAGGAGAATCAGACATGTTGATGAATGTACAGAGTATGGCGCACAGTTCCAGCAACACTGTCTAGTTTGATTGCCTCAATCCATACACGTGGTAGGTTGTACCGTATCTCAGGCTGCTCGTGGTTTCGCAGATCGCGCAATGAGTCGTGCCACCCTTCTAGGCCAATTTTCGTTCAGATTTCGGTGAATGTACTGAGAATATCGTCTCCTTCGGGGCGATCTAGCCCGAAAGGATTATGAAAGGGTTCTATTAAAGCATAGATCTTCGGGCAGGTTTCAGAGACCCGAAACATTCCACGGACCTAACCCGTTAGCTTATTTAACTCTCTAGTTTGTCTTGAGGGTGTTGATAGCCCAGGTGTTGAATCGGACCATTTGGGGGCTATTCCAAATTGGAGCTATAAGAATTTGAGTTTCGTCACTGAATCAAGGGCTGAGACTGTTGAATTGGACTAGCCGAGCTTGGTTCAATGAAGTTACATTTTGATGAACAGCGTGCATCCTGGACTCGACCTAACCCTATCGTAGGCGTATTTCCCGCATTTCCCGCATTTTTCCACACTTTTCATAGGCACGGAGCACTTGTCTCGCGCGGAGGGCCCCACTGGCCGAGCGGGTTGATCCTGTGGATCCCGTCGTGGTCCTGTTTCAGCAAGTTTGGATCTGAACACCTTGAAGGGCTTTTCGTATCTAAATGAATGATTGATATCTCAAGAAGGCCGGCCATGTGGGCTACGTATGTGTTTTGTGGATGTTATAACCGCATGTCGCATAAATTATCCAGCCACCAACTCAGACACGAAAAGCAAGGGGTGCAGGGGTATGAGGGGTTTAGGTGGGGTGAGCATCGAAGGACAAAAGGGCCAAAACAGATTTAATCTAAGTTAGTACTTTTGCTTGTAGATGAAAAAGAGAGCCCAGAGTCAAAGATTGTCGAGCCTTTGGATCATCAAGTCTCCTACTTGATTGATCTGCCCTCCGAAGAAACTCTATATTCGACCGTCTTCTCGATACCTCCATGCCCTGGCTCCTGAGTGGCCAAGATGAGCTCCTCGCTCGGTGTTCGTTTTGGCTGTCGAAGACCGGAAACAGTGGACTGAATGTGCGATTGTAGATCTTTCGACCAACTATCCATCAAGTAGCTTCTGCCCTGACTGTCATAGTAAAACTGGTTTGATTTGTCACTGTTGGAAGCGATTCCCCGCACGAAGCCCTTCAGTAGAGGCGCCAGATAGGGTATGCAAGTGACAATGTTCTAACACAGACAAATCAGCCACTGTAGTTCGCTCGGAAGTGGTCATTTTCACTTACGCCCACATTGAATTCAACCGTTCCCCACAACACAAGCATTGTTGAGTTTCCATCTCCAAAAGCTACACGTTGAATCTGGGTTAGCCGCATGGTGGAGCAAACTGTGGTgaagaggccgaggaggaaaagGCACACAACGCCGGCCTTTTGTGCGAGTTTGATGTTGAGACCGAGGAGCAACGGAATGGGAAGTACAATAATGACGACATCTGAGATGATGGTGTAAATTGCGAGACCGTAGAACAGGCTGCTGACGGGAAGACATTTGCCTGGTACATGATAGTTCCACGATTTTCGAATCTATTGGGGGCGAATGGCGGTCAGCCCATGGTTGCGCGCGTCCCTGAAATGCGGGCTCTTCATACCGGTGTGCAATTGAAAAGCAAGCCGAGAGCACCAGCGATATGACCCAATGTAGACGCCATGATCACAATCCAAATCACAATTCGATAAAGACGCTTCGAGGTCCCAGAGATCAATCGCAGATAGCTGAGGCAAAGCGAAGCCTTGAATCCTGCGATGCCGACTTGGTAAAATGGACGTCCTGCATAGTTGAGCTATATGCCTTTTTGTCAGTTCCCCAGTCGCATGTAATAACCGCAGGGTGAGAAACTGCAATGGAGAAAAGAGAGTTCTACCTTGAAGTATGTTGAATAATCTGCTGCTGGTCGTTGCTTCAATGGCAGTCCTAGTCCATATCGACTCTCTGCGACTGTGAGTAGGTTTCATGCGACTACGGGGAGAGCTGGCGGTCCTCACGAGAAATGCAGAGTGCACTGTATATAATAGCAAACACCTATTCATGTTAGTTGCAATATCTCTTGAATGACACACAGACTAACCGACCATGCTCACAACCATGACATAGTCTGCTGCTGTCCATCTACTGGCTCGTGATCGAAGGAAAAGTCGCAAGGAAACCGTTAGAATCATGAAGGTGGTAAGACCCAAACATACTCCGAGGATGAGAGGGTACTGTGATGCAGCCTGCACCTCGGGCGAGGCATTGTGTACCCAGCCCATGGTTGAGAAGAAGGCGTGCGAAGGGTTAGGGAAGAGAGTATAAACGAGAACGTTATCAATCCCGTACATAGGCAAGCCGATCGAACAGGGATTTCCTTGTGAATAAGGatagccaaaaaaaaccgaatATCTTTAAAAAAATAAATGCTCGTCTGGCAGCATTTTCCTCTTCTAGAATTAATACCGGCACTTTGTGTACACTCCGGAGTCCGAACTATCCCGGGCGTGCAAGGTCGTTCCTCCGATTTTATTCCAAGGATGACTTTTTTACTCACCCCTTTCATAAACTTCATATAGTTCCCAACCGGGCAGTTTCTAGTGTCTTGGTCT
Above is a genomic segment from Penicillium digitatum chromosome 3, complete sequence containing:
- a CDS encoding Aromatic-ring hydroxylase-like, producing MSDSPILIIGAGISGLVLAQYLQRQDIPFRIFDRDSAINARSGGWGLTLHWSLPALRELLPEHIVERLPETFVNKEASGRGDTGRFQFFDLKSGDALYSIPAAERIRVSRVRLRELLTTGVDVQWDRNFRDIESIADQITAHFEDGTSYTGRLLVACDGSRSRTREILYPGVQMNQLPVQLLGASTLYSAEELGGIELIDPFIFQGSHPESNVFLFFSFLDTPNNFENSSKDRYHCQIITSWADSKQIPVPDANAERIALIKKVTDGWSEPFRSLIHKLPDDVEVRSIRIEDWMFSLGRAHAHPRAVLMGDSAHTMTMFRGEGANNAIVDVLDLVTRIDMCQPRSFDSEALKSSLAAYENAVFARAEPSFLNSRQACLDAHDFSRIEGSPLVGLRDFKKSG
- a CDS encoding Integral membrane protein is translated as MGWVHNASPEVQAASQYPLILGVCLGLTTFMILTVSLRLFLRSRASRWTAADYVMVVSMVVAESRYGLGLPLKQRPAADYSTYFKLNYAGRPFYQVGIAGFKASLCLSYLRLISGTSKRLYRIVIWIVIMASTLGHIAGALGLLFNCTPIRKSWNYHVPGKCLPVSSLFYGLAIYTIISDVVIIVLPIPLLLGLNIKLAQKAGVVCLFLLGLFTTVCSTMRLTQIQRVAFGDGNSTMLVLWGTVEFNVGNIVTCIPYLAPLLKGFVRGIASNSDKSNQFYYDSQGRSYLMDSWSKDLQSHIQSTVSGLRQPKRTPSEELILATQEPGHGGIEKTVEYRVSSEGRSIK